One Gemmatimonadaceae bacterium genomic region harbors:
- a CDS encoding dipeptidase has protein sequence MGALHPLSAIHAQAAKAAAGQPLRNADFATRLAHVKQLLKTTPLVDSHNDLPWAMREFANAPLDVEAYDLNKTTKGMTDIKRLRQGMVGGQFWSVYIPGEIRDSGYARVQLEQIDIARRVIARYPKDLQWSLTAADVRAAQKAGKIGSLLGMEGGHAIENSLGALRAYYELGARYMTLTHNVTLDWADAANDVPKHNGLTSFGKEVVREMNRLGMLVDLSHVSPAVMSNALDVSEAPVIFSHSAARGLTDVPRNVPDSILARLPRNGGVVMMTFVPGFTSQAVADYSNRVTGIRDSIAKAYPGNNDAQFKAVAAWREKNPTPQSTIANVADHMDHIKKLAGAANIGMGGDYDGITETVVGLEDVSKYPNLLAELVKRGWTDAELRGVAGENILRALSRAEVVSARLRKERPASTKTIQQLDRVTIH, from the coding sequence ATGGGCGCGTTGCATCCCCTCAGCGCGATTCACGCCCAAGCGGCGAAAGCCGCTGCCGGACAGCCACTGCGCAACGCCGACTTCGCTACACGTCTGGCGCACGTAAAGCAGTTGCTCAAGACCACCCCGCTGGTCGATTCGCACAACGATCTGCCCTGGGCCATGCGCGAGTTCGCCAACGCGCCGCTGGACGTCGAGGCGTACGACCTGAACAAGACCACCAAGGGCATGACCGACATCAAGCGCCTGCGACAGGGCATGGTGGGCGGACAGTTCTGGTCGGTGTACATCCCCGGTGAGATTCGCGACTCGGGATATGCGCGCGTGCAGCTCGAACAGATCGATATCGCGCGCCGTGTGATTGCGCGCTATCCGAAAGACCTGCAGTGGTCGCTGACTGCCGCCGACGTGCGGGCGGCGCAGAAGGCCGGCAAGATCGGCTCGCTGCTGGGCATGGAAGGCGGGCACGCCATCGAGAATTCGCTGGGCGCCCTGCGGGCCTACTACGAACTGGGTGCGCGTTACATGACGCTCACCCACAACGTCACGCTGGACTGGGCCGACGCCGCGAACGACGTGCCCAAACACAACGGCCTGACGTCGTTCGGAAAAGAAGTGGTGCGCGAGATGAATCGTCTGGGCATGCTGGTCGACCTGTCGCATGTGTCTCCCGCCGTGATGAGCAACGCGCTCGACGTGTCGGAAGCGCCGGTGATCTTTTCCCATTCGGCCGCCCGCGGCCTGACCGATGTCCCGCGCAATGTGCCGGATTCCATTCTCGCCCGATTGCCCAGGAACGGCGGTGTGGTGATGATGACGTTCGTGCCGGGCTTCACCTCGCAGGCCGTGGCCGACTACAGCAATCGCGTGACCGGGATTCGCGACTCGATTGCCAAGGCGTATCCCGGCAACAACGATGCGCAGTTCAAGGCGGTGGCCGCGTGGCGCGAAAAGAACCCAACGCCGCAATCGACAATTGCCAACGTCGCCGATCACATGGATCATATCAAGAAGCTGGCCGGCGCGGCGAACATCGGCATGGGTGGTGACTACGACGGTATCACCGAAACGGTGGTTGGACTGGAAGACGTCTCCAAGTATCCCAACCTGTTGGCCGAGTTGGTGAAACGCGGCTGGACCGACGCCGAGCTGCGCGGCGTGGCGGGTGAGAACATTCTGCGCGCGTTGTCTCGCGCTGAAGTGGTTTCGGCGCGACTACGGAAAGAACGGCCCGCGAGCACGAAGACCATTCAGCAGTTGGATCGTGTGACGATTCACTGA
- a CDS encoding NAD-dependent epimerase/dehydratase family protein has translation MRILILGGTGFIGPHQVEYALARGHSVTLFNRGKTNPGLFPKVEKLIGDRNAPDGYKALKGRTWDVVIDNPTQIPRWVREAGAALKDSAQRYVFVSTLSAFANRKAIGITEDGPLNEPADADAEPPKAAYGPLKVRCENDAKAIWGDRALIVRPGLIVGPGDLTDRFSYWPIRVEQGGEILSPGTPDDAVAFIDQRDLTEFMIRLCEVQASGTYNVVGPRATLTISEMLYGCKAVTTSDARFTWVDADFVLENKLRPYADLPVWMPPRGNSEGWARMDISKAKNAGLTFRPLADTARDTLTYYHAQPPERQAALKAGLPPEREREVLAAWHARQGK, from the coding sequence CTGCGCATTCTCATTCTGGGTGGCACCGGATTCATTGGTCCGCATCAGGTGGAGTATGCGCTCGCGCGCGGACACAGCGTCACCTTGTTCAATCGCGGCAAGACCAATCCGGGATTGTTTCCCAAGGTGGAGAAGCTGATTGGCGACCGCAATGCGCCCGACGGATACAAGGCGCTCAAGGGCCGCACGTGGGATGTGGTGATCGACAATCCCACGCAGATCCCGCGCTGGGTGCGCGAGGCGGGAGCGGCGCTCAAAGACAGTGCGCAACGCTACGTGTTCGTGAGCACGCTCTCGGCGTTTGCCAACCGCAAGGCTATTGGCATCACCGAAGATGGTCCGTTGAACGAACCGGCCGACGCCGACGCCGAGCCACCGAAGGCGGCGTATGGTCCGCTCAAAGTGCGCTGCGAAAACGACGCGAAAGCCATCTGGGGCGATCGCGCGCTCATCGTGCGTCCGGGATTGATCGTGGGGCCTGGTGATCTCACGGATCGGTTTTCGTACTGGCCCATTCGGGTGGAACAGGGTGGCGAGATCCTGTCACCCGGCACGCCCGATGACGCGGTGGCGTTCATTGATCAGCGTGATCTCACCGAATTCATGATCCGACTGTGCGAAGTGCAGGCGAGCGGCACGTACAATGTGGTGGGGCCGCGGGCGACGCTCACCATTTCCGAAATGTTGTACGGCTGCAAGGCGGTCACTACCAGTGACGCGCGTTTCACGTGGGTCGATGCCGACTTTGTGCTGGAGAACAAGCTGCGTCCCTATGCCGACCTGCCGGTGTGGATGCCGCCGCGCGGCAACAGTGAAGGATGGGCGCGCATGGACATCAGCAAGGCGAAGAATGCCGGTCTCACCTTCCGTCCGCTGGCTGACACGGCGCGCGACACGCTCACGTACTACCATGCGCAACCGCCGGAGCGACAAGCGGCGCTCAAGGCGGGACTGCCGCCGGAGCGTGAACGCGAAGTGTTGGCCGCATGGCATGCCAGGCAGGGGAAGTGA
- a CDS encoding GNAT family N-acetyltransferase: MSATADMTLSVEHADERDIAAIVALNNLFAPDGLTLMRSVDFVTAHLQDYQVVRDGIGAVLGCVALDEYSPSLVELVSLAVAPAVQGRGIGRRLILAAEELARQRGYPEVFAVSLADQLFLSAGFRESSIVVYPEKIARYTKISRSELSIGRKFCFAKALVA, translated from the coding sequence GTGAGCGCTACCGCGGATATGACGCTGTCGGTCGAACACGCCGACGAGCGGGACATTGCGGCTATCGTGGCCCTGAACAACCTGTTCGCGCCCGACGGCCTGACGCTCATGCGCTCGGTCGATTTCGTCACGGCCCACCTGCAGGACTATCAGGTGGTTCGCGACGGCATCGGTGCGGTGCTGGGCTGCGTGGCGCTCGACGAGTACTCGCCCTCACTGGTTGAACTCGTGTCGCTGGCTGTGGCGCCGGCCGTGCAGGGACGCGGGATCGGCCGCCGTCTGATCCTCGCCGCCGAGGAACTGGCCAGGCAGCGCGGCTACCCCGAGGTCTTTGCCGTGTCGCTGGCCGACCAGCTGTTCCTCAGCGCAGGATTCCGCGAGTCCAGCATTGTGGTGTATCCCGAAAAGATCGCCCGCTATACCAAGATCTCACGGTCGGAACTGTCCATCGGGCGCAAGTTCTGCTTCGCGAAGGCGCTGGTAGCGTAG
- a CDS encoding DUF411 domain-containing protein: MNPDLSSQSRRSFLAILATAIGSAAATRVLAQPATQKSVAVREITIYKDAGCGCCKEWVKHIQQAGFVTVVHDTTEMETVKRGFGVPVPLESCHTARIGKYTIEGHVPADLISRLLKEQPVARGLAVPGMPIGAPGMDGSPKQRYDVLLFDAAGKTRVYASR; encoded by the coding sequence ATGAATCCGGATCTCTCAAGCCAATCCCGTCGATCGTTTCTGGCCATCCTGGCCACGGCGATCGGGTCTGCCGCCGCCACACGCGTGCTGGCGCAGCCTGCCACCCAGAAGTCGGTCGCGGTCCGCGAAATCACCATCTATAAGGATGCGGGGTGCGGCTGCTGCAAGGAGTGGGTGAAGCACATTCAGCAAGCCGGGTTTGTAACGGTCGTCCATGACACGACGGAGATGGAGACGGTCAAGCGCGGTTTTGGGGTACCGGTGCCGCTGGAGTCGTGCCACACCGCGCGGATCGGCAAGTACACCATCGAGGGCCATGTGCCGGCCGACCTGATCAGCCGTCTGTTGAAGGAACAGCCGGTGGCCCGGGGCCTGGCGGTTCCGGGGATGCCGATCGGCGCTCCGGGCATGGACGGCTCACCCAAGCAGCGCTATGACGTGCTGTTGTTCGACGCGGCCGGGAAGACGCGCGTCTATGCCTCGCGGTGA
- a CDS encoding NAD-dependent epimerase/dehydratase family protein, with protein MTNRIAPKRILVLGGTGYIGPHLVENALSRGHTITLFNRGQTKPGLFPKEEKLIGDRDQPDGHAALKGRKWDVVYDIPTGKPKWIVDAAAVLKGNVGQYVFISSTAAYKDFTASFPTEESPAQDPAPIEGRDAAAAAYGPRKVRCEMLVRDAYPTATIVRPGLIVGPGDLTDRFTYWPVRIEKGGEILAPGKLDDPAQWIDVRDLTEWMVRLGENGTGGTFNAVGPRTVCGIGELLFGIKACYSNDARFTWVPQEFLTQQKVRSWGDMPVWSYAGASTVAFCTSVIEKARAAGLTFRTLEDTVRAAMTWYHSRPAAEQEKLRAGISPEREKEVLALWHAQPGGGK; from the coding sequence ATGACCAATCGCATCGCGCCCAAGCGCATCCTGGTCCTGGGAGGGACCGGCTACATCGGGCCGCATCTCGTGGAGAACGCGCTGTCGCGCGGCCACACGATTACGCTGTTCAATCGCGGGCAGACCAAGCCGGGGTTGTTTCCCAAAGAGGAGAAGCTCATCGGCGATCGGGACCAGCCCGATGGTCACGCCGCACTGAAAGGCCGGAAGTGGGATGTGGTGTACGATATCCCCACCGGCAAACCCAAGTGGATCGTCGACGCCGCCGCGGTGCTGAAAGGCAATGTCGGCCAGTACGTGTTCATATCCAGCACCGCCGCGTACAAGGACTTCACGGCTTCATTTCCGACCGAGGAGTCGCCAGCGCAGGACCCGGCGCCCATTGAAGGACGGGATGCTGCTGCCGCCGCGTACGGGCCGCGCAAAGTGCGCTGCGAGATGCTGGTGCGCGACGCGTATCCCACCGCGACGATCGTGCGGCCTGGATTGATTGTCGGCCCCGGCGATCTCACTGATCGCTTCACCTACTGGCCGGTGCGCATCGAGAAGGGTGGGGAAATACTCGCCCCCGGCAAGCTCGACGACCCGGCGCAGTGGATCGATGTGCGCGATCTCACCGAGTGGATGGTGCGGCTGGGTGAGAACGGAACGGGCGGCACGTTCAACGCCGTGGGACCGCGCACGGTGTGTGGTATTGGTGAGCTGCTGTTCGGCATCAAGGCCTGTTACAGCAACGACGCGCGCTTCACCTGGGTGCCGCAGGAGTTTCTGACGCAGCAGAAGGTGCGCTCGTGGGGTGACATGCCAGTGTGGTCGTACGCCGGCGCCAGCACGGTGGCGTTCTGCACCAGCGTGATTGAAAAGGCACGCGCCGCAGGGCTCACGTTCCGGACCCTCGAGGACACGGTGCGCGCGGCCATGACCTGGTATCACTCGCGTCCGGCGGCCGAACAGGAGAAACTGCGCGCCGGTATCTCGCCGGAGCGCGAGAAGGAAGTGCTGGCGCTCTGGCACGCCCAGCCAGGCGGGGGGAAGTGA
- a CDS encoding twin-arginine translocation signal domain-containing protein has protein sequence MTIDRRDFLKSAAVLTGAISLGLPTLAHGFSADGIRAYRPETGEAQPKSMRILILGGTGFIGPYQVQYALDRKHKVTLFNRGKTNATLFPKVPRLIGDRNLPGGHDALKKGTWDLVIDNPTANPTWVRGAGEALKGRVGQYLFVSTISVFSDNSKPVDESGPLNTPSDIDAEFNAQTYGSNKVRSEMEAKTQFGDNVTIVRPGLIVGPGDLSDRFSYWPVRIDKGGEILAPGTPNDPVQYVDALDLSQWIVRLGESHTLGTFNATGPKTPTTIAEMLYGIKAVTTSDAKFTWVPADFLQEKQVRAWSDMPVWVPPAGRTAGFARVICQKAYDAGLTFRPLADTAKDTLTWYHGRPAAEQEKARAGLAADKEKTVLAEWHTKSGK, from the coding sequence ATGACCATCGATCGCCGCGATTTCCTGAAGTCCGCCGCTGTCCTCACCGGCGCCATCAGCCTCGGTCTGCCAACACTGGCGCATGGATTCTCGGCGGATGGGATACGCGCCTACCGTCCGGAAACCGGCGAGGCGCAGCCCAAATCGATGCGTATTCTGATTCTGGGCGGCACCGGGTTCATCGGCCCGTATCAGGTGCAATACGCGCTCGATCGCAAGCACAAGGTCACGCTGTTCAATCGCGGCAAGACCAATGCGACGCTGTTTCCCAAGGTCCCCCGACTCATTGGCGATCGCAATCTGCCGGGCGGTCACGATGCCCTGAAGAAAGGCACATGGGATCTCGTCATCGACAATCCGACGGCCAATCCCACGTGGGTGCGCGGCGCCGGAGAAGCGCTCAAGGGACGCGTGGGGCAGTACCTCTTCGTCTCGACGATCTCGGTGTTTTCAGACAACTCCAAGCCGGTGGACGAAAGCGGTCCGCTGAATACACCCAGTGATATCGACGCCGAGTTCAATGCGCAGACGTACGGCAGCAACAAGGTGCGCAGCGAGATGGAGGCCAAGACGCAGTTTGGTGACAACGTCACGATCGTGCGTCCGGGGCTCATCGTTGGACCTGGTGATCTCAGTGATCGTTTTTCGTATTGGCCCGTACGCATCGACAAAGGTGGCGAGATTTTGGCACCCGGCACTCCGAACGATCCCGTGCAGTATGTCGACGCCCTCGACCTGAGTCAGTGGATTGTGCGTCTGGGCGAGTCGCACACGCTGGGCACGTTCAACGCCACGGGTCCCAAGACGCCCACCACCATCGCCGAGATGCTGTACGGTATCAAAGCGGTTACCACCAGTGATGCGAAGTTCACGTGGGTGCCGGCAGACTTTCTGCAGGAGAAGCAGGTGCGTGCCTGGAGTGACATGCCGGTGTGGGTGCCGCCCGCCGGACGCACGGCCGGGTTCGCGCGCGTGATTTGCCAGAAGGCATACGATGCCGGTCTGACGTTCCGACCGCTTGCCGACACCGCGAAGGACACACTCACCTGGTACCACGGTCGTCCGGCGGCCGAACAGGAGAAGGCGCGCGCGGGGTTGGCGGCAGACAAGGAAAAGACCGTGCTGGCCGAATGGCACACGAAGTCAGGCAAGTGA